A single window of Culicoides brevitarsis isolate CSIRO-B50_1 chromosome 3, AGI_CSIRO_Cbre_v1, whole genome shotgun sequence DNA harbors:
- the LOC134835678 gene encoding MOB kinase activator-like 3 isoform X2, whose translation MALNEFFDFFKKGKTFRPKKRFSQGTMRYSLHKQAHASLNSGINLRDVVKLPEGETMNDWLAVHVVDFFNRINLIYGTVNEYCTEESCKTMSGGSRYEYLWADGDKYKKPTKLPAPKYIELLMDWIESQINNEDLFPVTTDVPFPKTFSTLCKKILTRLFRVFVHVYIHHFDRIVSIGAEAHVNTCYKHFYYFVTEFELVSAKELEPLSEMTKRICTDVAENPLERTRSPHQR comes from the exons atggccctcaatgaattttttgactttttcaaaaagggCAAG ACTTTTAGACCCAAAAAGAGGTTTTCGCAAGGAACGATGCGCTATTCGCTGCACAAACAAGCTCACGCGTCGCTCAATTCGGGCATCAACTTGCGCGATGTCGTCAAATTACCTGAGGGCGAGACCATGAACGATTGGTTG GCAGTGCACGTCGTCGATTTCTTCAACAGAATTAATCTCATCTACGGCACAGTGAACGAGTATTGCACGGAGGAGAGTTGCAAGACGATGTCCGGCGGTAGTAGATACGAGTATTTGTGGGCTGACGgcgataaatacaaaaaaccaacaaaattaCCGGCGCCAAAGTACATTGAACTGCTCATGGACTGGATTGAGTCGCAAATTAACAATGAAGATCTGTTTCCCGTGACGAcgg acgttCCATTCCCGAAAACCTTCTCGACGCTCTGCAAAAAAATCCTAACGCGACTTTTTAGGGTTTTTGTGCACGTTTACATCCATCATTTCGATCGAATTGTCAGTATTGGCGCCGAAGCTCATGTCAACACCTGCTACaagcatttttattacttcgTAACGGAATTCGAGCTCGTAAGTGCGAAGGAACTTGAACCTCTGTCGGAAATGACGAAGCGAATTTGCACGGATGTCGCTGAAAATCCGCTGGAAAGAACACGAAGTCCCCATCAGAGATAA
- the LOC134835678 gene encoding MOB kinase activator-like 3 isoform X1, whose protein sequence is MALNEFFDFFKKGKVGNTFRPKKRFSQGTMRYSLHKQAHASLNSGINLRDVVKLPEGETMNDWLAVHVVDFFNRINLIYGTVNEYCTEESCKTMSGGSRYEYLWADGDKYKKPTKLPAPKYIELLMDWIESQINNEDLFPVTTDVPFPKTFSTLCKKILTRLFRVFVHVYIHHFDRIVSIGAEAHVNTCYKHFYYFVTEFELVSAKELEPLSEMTKRICTDVAENPLERTRSPHQR, encoded by the exons atggccctcaatgaattttttgactttttcaaaaagggCAAGGTAGGAAAT ACTTTTAGACCCAAAAAGAGGTTTTCGCAAGGAACGATGCGCTATTCGCTGCACAAACAAGCTCACGCGTCGCTCAATTCGGGCATCAACTTGCGCGATGTCGTCAAATTACCTGAGGGCGAGACCATGAACGATTGGTTG GCAGTGCACGTCGTCGATTTCTTCAACAGAATTAATCTCATCTACGGCACAGTGAACGAGTATTGCACGGAGGAGAGTTGCAAGACGATGTCCGGCGGTAGTAGATACGAGTATTTGTGGGCTGACGgcgataaatacaaaaaaccaacaaaattaCCGGCGCCAAAGTACATTGAACTGCTCATGGACTGGATTGAGTCGCAAATTAACAATGAAGATCTGTTTCCCGTGACGAcgg acgttCCATTCCCGAAAACCTTCTCGACGCTCTGCAAAAAAATCCTAACGCGACTTTTTAGGGTTTTTGTGCACGTTTACATCCATCATTTCGATCGAATTGTCAGTATTGGCGCCGAAGCTCATGTCAACACCTGCTACaagcatttttattacttcgTAACGGAATTCGAGCTCGTAAGTGCGAAGGAACTTGAACCTCTGTCGGAAATGACGAAGCGAATTTGCACGGATGTCGCTGAAAATCCGCTGGAAAGAACACGAAGTCCCCATCAGAGATAA